The sequence below is a genomic window from Anaerocolumna chitinilytica.
TCCATGTAATACTTACTTTCAACAGCCTTTACAGTTACATTTAACGGCAGTAAGGCTTTCCCTATTTTTAGCCTTGATTCTCTTAAAGGTATATTAAATAATAATACGGTTTCTTTCATTTGTCTCTTTGCATCTCCTTGTAGTTTTTCGCAATAATTTATTTTGTTCAGTGACAGTAATTCCTTCACCAAAAGCTGATATTCTATCATACTATGCTTATTAATTCCTGGTCAATCCCTCTTTCTTACATTCTAGCCAGGAAGTGTTTCAAGTATATACCCTGTCAGTTAAATAAGATTAATTCTATTCTATATACCAGTATTTCTATGAATCCCCAAAATATCAACTATAATTCGACTTATGCCGAAAATAAACAAGCAATTTCAACAAATTTATGTTGTATTTTCATTGAAGAGATGATATTATATGCCAGGTGCGTTTTCGCATATACAATATACGAAAGGATTTTTCAAATAATGTCAACTAAAACATCTCAAACAATCCAGTCAACACCAACAGCCCAATCATCTCCCTCTAGTATTGCCAATCCGGCTCCACTTGGACTCTTAGGATTCGGAATGACTACCTGTCTGCTTAACTTTCACAATGCAGGAATTATCCCTCTATCCATTGTTATTATAGCAATGGGGTTTGCATTAGGCGGTGCCGCTCAGATTATAGCTGGCATTATGGAATTCAAGAAAAATAACACCTTTGGTGCAACAGCCTTCTCAGCTTATGGTTTCTTCTGGTGGTCCTTGATTTTAATCTGGATTAACCCTTTTAAAGGAATTGAAGCTGCTGACTCAAAAAGCATGGGCTTCTACTTAGGTCTATGGTGTGTATTCACACTTTTTATGTTTATCGGAACATTGAAGCATAACCGTGCCAGCCAGATAGTATTCGGTTCTCTTACTGTTTTATTCTTCCTGCTATCACTTGCTAACTTTACCGGTGTAGAATCCATACATACCCTTGCAGGATATGTAGGAATATTCTGCGGAGCTTCCGCAATCTATAATTCTATGGGGCAAGTTTTAAACCATGAATTCAAAAAGACTGTTTTACCTTTATAATCGATGAATAAAAACAAAGGATTTGAAACACTTGGTTTCAAATCCTTTTCTTATGAAGCTGAAAGATTACCATACTATAACAAAACCACAGTGCTAAAAATAACCATAAGGCTCTGGATTATACTATTAATGTTGCTTCTTTCTTTTCAAAAATCGGATAACATCAATTATTATAACAAATATAATATAAACAACCGTTGTATGTATTGACTTTCCAAGATTTCTATCTTCCACCCAGAAATATATCAATCCTCCAAAAAGTAATATGCTAAATATCTGTGATACTATTTCTTGTTTTATTGGCTTATTCATATTGTCTCTCCTCTAAACATATGTCCATTATTACCATTAATTTATATAATATACAAGAGGTCCTAAATAATAAAGCATCTCTCTAAAATGAATTTAAAATAGAAAATCCTATATTTCAAACGTGTCTATAAAGTAAGCTCCCCTGAATTGCTTGTATACTTTTTAGTCAAGTGGTATTTCTACCACCGCGGCTTACATCAAATTTTTTCAAAATAGGTAATATTAATTGTCTCTTCTGTCAGATTCATTCTAGGATTTCCCAATCTAGCTCTAACTTTTTCAGCAACTTCCCTATATGCATTCCAG
It includes:
- a CDS encoding acetate uptake transporter produces the protein MSTKTSQTIQSTPTAQSSPSSIANPAPLGLLGFGMTTCLLNFHNAGIIPLSIVIIAMGFALGGAAQIIAGIMEFKKNNTFGATAFSAYGFFWWSLILIWINPFKGIEAADSKSMGFYLGLWCVFTLFMFIGTLKHNRASQIVFGSLTVLFFLLSLANFTGVESIHTLAGYVGIFCGASAIYNSMGQVLNHEFKKTVLPL